The Methanocella arvoryzae MRE50 genome includes a region encoding these proteins:
- a CDS encoding KaiC domain-containing protein: MKLLSTGVQGLDELLQGGFPEKHMIVVVGGMGTGKSTLALQFLVNGLKNGEKSVYMSLEERESEIVESAEGYGWDLQTYIDNNSLILIRLDPNDIKTTLTRIKNEMPRLIKTFGATRLVIDSITLFEMMFSDEAERRLNLFEIFAILKETGVTALITSEASRADAYSSRYGLVEYVADGVIILRYVRPDQLRDVKLAVEVVKMRRHKHSRSIKPYEITDEGIAVHSESEVF, translated from the coding sequence ATGAAGTTACTAAGCACAGGAGTACAAGGGCTGGACGAACTGCTTCAGGGGGGTTTCCCGGAAAAGCACATGATCGTCGTGGTCGGAGGCATGGGCACCGGCAAATCCACGCTAGCCTTGCAGTTCCTGGTCAACGGCCTGAAGAACGGCGAAAAGTCAGTGTACATGAGCCTGGAAGAGAGGGAGTCCGAGATCGTCGAGTCAGCTGAAGGCTATGGGTGGGACCTGCAGACCTATATTGATAATAACAGCCTGATCCTGATCAGACTTGATCCCAACGACATCAAGACCACACTGACCCGGATCAAGAATGAAATGCCCCGGCTCATCAAGACATTCGGGGCTACCCGGCTGGTCATCGACTCGATCACCCTCTTCGAGATGATGTTTTCGGACGAGGCAGAAAGACGGCTAAACTTGTTCGAGATCTTCGCGATCCTGAAGGAAACAGGCGTCACTGCACTTATCACTTCTGAAGCTTCGAGGGCCGACGCGTATTCCAGCCGGTACGGGCTCGTAGAGTACGTGGCAGACGGCGTGATCATCCTGCGCTACGTGAGGCCAGATCAGCTAAGGGACGTCAAGCTGGCGGTAGAAGTAGTGAAGATGCGCCGCCACAAGCATTCCCGGAGCATCAAACCCTACGAGATTACGGACGAAGGCATAGCCGTGCACTCGGAGTCAGAGGTATTCTGA
- a CDS encoding RAD55 family ATPase encodes METIYRKVPTGITSFDPVIKGGFPAGSFVLLLGEVGAGSQEFVYSSALMLSKMKYDHLRAKPDAKLPEKIVYISFTKSKENVLQSFATLKLASASELNSALTFVDLSTKYFARTQVPITWTTGSMGSLSELKSEQKNKSLYELLVETLDTYAPNNLVIIDSLTDVLRSAVADKVSWTDFVSLLKGIGRMSKQWDSTIYALLTSNIFDRSNEEEVSDCADGVLVFNWESTGANQRQRMMYIKKFRGLMPYLEEDNVVRFETKVSASRGFEISNIKEILGR; translated from the coding sequence ATGGAGACGATTTATAGAAAGGTTCCGACAGGCATAACGTCCTTTGATCCGGTGATTAAAGGAGGCTTCCCTGCGGGATCGTTCGTATTACTCCTGGGAGAAGTGGGAGCAGGCAGTCAGGAGTTCGTCTATTCGTCCGCCCTCATGCTATCGAAGATGAAGTACGATCACCTGAGGGCGAAGCCGGATGCGAAGCTCCCGGAGAAGATCGTGTACATATCGTTCACAAAGAGCAAGGAGAACGTCTTACAGAGTTTTGCTACTCTAAAATTAGCAAGCGCTTCAGAACTGAATAGTGCCCTGACCTTCGTCGACCTGTCAACCAAGTACTTTGCGAGAACACAGGTACCCATAACCTGGACGACCGGCAGCATGGGATCCCTGAGCGAGCTAAAATCAGAGCAGAAAAATAAGTCTTTATACGAACTGCTTGTCGAGACGCTGGATACGTATGCGCCCAACAACCTCGTGATCATTGATTCACTGACAGACGTGCTGCGCAGCGCAGTAGCAGATAAGGTATCGTGGACAGACTTTGTGTCTCTCCTGAAAGGCATAGGGCGCATGTCCAAGCAGTGGGACTCTACTATATATGCTCTGCTAACCTCCAACATATTCGATCGCAGTAACGAAGAGGAAGTCTCGGACTGCGCAGATGGAGTCCTGGTCTTCAACTGGGAATCGACAGGCGCCAACCAGCGACAGCGCATGATGTATATTAAAAAATTCAGGGGGCTCATGCCATATCTGGAAGAGGACAACGTCGTACGCTTTGAGACGAAGGTTTCGGCAAGCAGAGGGTTTGAGATATCCAACATCAAAGAGATATTAGGCAGATAA
- a CDS encoding type II/IV secretion system ATPase subunit has protein sequence MKRITPVSFSLFSSAGGAIPVTAEEHKIDDAGSRLKKMPLPGSPEMPACADGAQEKPPASVALKDGIVEAERYWLKEPFSFAVILFDSRTREYTYNVNEPTLTEFEAELLERIYSDLRDILIRSDMEKAGSDRSGVLRSRCDTLLGIYGIKLDNASRERIQYYLERNYLGYGKIDALMQDNRIEDISCNGVDIPIFLFHQKYQNIKTNISFSEAELNSMVVKLAQRGGRHISVAMPIVSAALPNGSRIEATLGREITTHGSSFTIRRFRTDPFTPIDLLNYNTMSLEILAYLWLAIENNRNLIFAGGTASGKTSSLNAVSQFIPQNSKVITIEDTRELTLYHSNWIAGLTRESQVQGNSVEIEMYDLLRAALRQRPEYIIVGEVRGKEALTLFQAMNTGHTTYSTMHASSIQAVVNRLLNDPINVPNMMLTALNIVCIQELVFQEGKKIRRNKAIVEITGVDPRTNNLRINELYRWNSVDDTFEAMGDSVVMADIMARRGWDRNRLTEEIANRCKVLDYLRNKGIRDYRHITTAINAYYVMPAEVMEMIRNDTFAGTLDEGIRR, from the coding sequence ATGAAACGGATTACGCCAGTATCTTTTTCCCTCTTCTCGTCAGCAGGAGGTGCAATTCCTGTAACGGCTGAAGAGCATAAGATCGATGATGCCGGGTCCCGGCTGAAAAAGATGCCCCTTCCGGGCAGCCCCGAGATGCCGGCATGCGCTGATGGCGCGCAAGAAAAGCCTCCGGCAAGCGTGGCGCTTAAGGACGGCATTGTCGAAGCAGAGCGCTACTGGCTGAAAGAGCCTTTCTCTTTCGCCGTTATACTCTTCGATTCCCGGACCAGGGAGTACACTTACAACGTCAACGAGCCGACACTCACTGAATTCGAGGCCGAGCTGCTGGAACGCATATATAGTGATCTGCGCGACATCCTCATTCGCAGCGACATGGAAAAAGCAGGGTCTGATCGCTCCGGGGTTTTGCGGTCAAGGTGCGATACGCTGCTGGGCATCTACGGCATCAAGCTGGATAATGCCTCCAGGGAGCGAATACAGTATTATCTGGAGCGCAACTACCTGGGCTATGGTAAAATCGACGCTCTGATGCAGGACAACCGTATAGAGGACATATCCTGTAACGGTGTCGACATTCCCATCTTTCTGTTTCACCAGAAATACCAGAACATTAAAACCAATATCTCCTTCAGCGAGGCGGAGCTTAACTCCATGGTGGTTAAGCTTGCACAACGCGGGGGCCGGCATATCTCAGTTGCCATGCCCATCGTAAGCGCTGCGTTGCCGAACGGTTCCCGTATCGAAGCTACGCTCGGCCGGGAAATTACCACTCACGGCAGCTCTTTCACTATCAGGCGGTTCAGGACAGATCCGTTCACGCCGATCGACCTCCTGAACTATAACACCATGTCCCTGGAAATCCTTGCGTACCTCTGGCTGGCCATCGAGAACAACCGGAACCTGATCTTCGCGGGCGGAACGGCCTCGGGAAAAACCTCTTCGCTCAACGCCGTATCGCAGTTCATACCTCAGAACTCCAAGGTCATCACCATAGAAGATACCCGGGAGCTGACGCTTTATCACAGCAACTGGATCGCCGGACTGACCCGGGAGTCTCAGGTGCAGGGCAATTCCGTGGAGATCGAAATGTATGATCTGTTGCGTGCAGCTTTGCGCCAGCGCCCCGAGTACATCATCGTGGGCGAGGTGCGGGGCAAGGAAGCGCTCACACTGTTCCAGGCGATGAACACCGGCCACACGACTTACTCGACCATGCATGCGAGCTCCATTCAGGCCGTGGTCAACCGCCTGCTGAACGATCCTATCAATGTCCCGAACATGATGCTCACCGCTCTCAACATCGTGTGTATCCAGGAGCTGGTGTTCCAGGAGGGCAAGAAGATCCGCCGGAACAAGGCTATCGTGGAGATCACCGGCGTCGATCCACGGACCAACAACCTCCGGATCAACGAGCTGTACCGGTGGAATTCGGTCGACGACACCTTCGAGGCCATGGGGGACTCCGTCGTGATGGCGGACATCATGGCCCGGCGGGGATGGGACCGCAACAGGCTTACAGAAGAGATCGCTAACCGGTGTAAAGTTCTGGACTACCTGCGTAACAAAGGCATACGTGACTATCGACACATTACTACAGCCATCAATGCCTACTATGTGATGCCCGCCGAAGTTATGGAAATGATCAGAAACGATACGTTTGCCGGCACCCTTGATGAGGGTATCAGAAGGTAA
- a CDS encoding type II secretion system F family protein, which translates to MVSALSPIDGITYRLFGQYASKNRPAYYDLQLHMQKANIPVPLDIYVSRMLFFSVLGGISVSLICLLTALMVKFTSPDGTFVPWRVSPADSFLLQVISSELFLILLILGVSFPATFFLVYVTFRNYPLYKSSIRQSAIDQMLPHAVTFMHAMRSGGMSLLDIFRAINEHREIYGEVTLEFQAVVQGVELLGMDLITSLRHAATITPSDHLKNFFESTATHMESGGDLEKFLRTRADQFQAIAVQEHKTLLELLSMLAEVYVTAFVAGPLFLITILVSMGMVSSGNTGQIDLLVYIAIPLGSVMFIWLLIAMGLESDDTKVIVLKRQMDEFAGVTKLPGNPQSARILKLAALRYRIRRFLDDPLNAFVNKPYQILYLTVPIAALLFIGLAYPYFSLPYFSMISHVDDILLLAAAVAIIPFIICWELRSKKVRKMDAAVPEFLKRLASFNESGLTLTMAIKALLNSNMGVLNSEIRKIWTDIEWGADAKEALIRFEYRVNTASIRRVVTLITKASESTGDIKETLFIAAADAAAIQSEREERFLNMLLYLSIIYISFFVFLYILYTLSTVFLPVVPATPINDQLSMASAASTAASFSGGIDVEMYKLIFMHAVLIQGLFSGLVAGMMGEGNVYSGLKHSAVMILIGYVVFMLFL; encoded by the coding sequence ATGGTCAGCGCTCTGAGCCCCATCGATGGTATCACATACCGGTTGTTCGGCCAATATGCAAGCAAGAACCGTCCGGCATATTACGACCTGCAGCTACACATGCAGAAGGCCAACATCCCGGTGCCGCTCGATATCTACGTGTCACGCATGCTGTTCTTCAGCGTCCTGGGCGGGATATCGGTATCGCTGATCTGCCTGCTCACGGCGCTAATGGTAAAATTTACCTCGCCCGACGGGACTTTTGTGCCCTGGCGAGTGTCTCCTGCCGACAGCTTCCTGCTGCAAGTAATCAGCAGTGAGCTTTTCCTCATCCTCCTCATCCTTGGCGTGTCTTTTCCGGCCACCTTTTTCCTGGTTTATGTGACGTTCCGTAACTATCCTCTGTATAAGTCCAGTATAAGGCAGAGCGCTATAGATCAGATGCTGCCCCATGCGGTGACCTTTATGCACGCGATGCGCAGCGGCGGCATGAGCCTGCTGGATATCTTCAGGGCGATCAACGAGCATCGGGAGATCTACGGCGAGGTGACCCTCGAGTTTCAGGCTGTGGTACAGGGAGTCGAACTGCTGGGCATGGACCTGATCACCTCCCTGCGGCATGCTGCAACAATAACCCCTTCCGATCACCTGAAAAACTTCTTCGAGAGCACCGCAACTCACATGGAGAGCGGCGGAGACCTCGAGAAATTCCTGAGGACGAGGGCAGACCAGTTCCAGGCAATCGCTGTCCAGGAGCACAAGACGCTTCTGGAGCTGCTAAGCATGCTGGCGGAAGTATACGTCACTGCCTTTGTCGCCGGGCCGCTGTTCCTGATCACCATCCTGGTGTCCATGGGTATGGTGTCATCTGGCAACACCGGCCAGATCGACCTGCTGGTCTACATCGCAATTCCTCTGGGCTCAGTCATGTTCATCTGGCTGCTCATCGCTATGGGGCTGGAAAGCGACGATACCAAAGTGATCGTTCTCAAGCGTCAGATGGACGAGTTTGCCGGAGTCACGAAGCTCCCCGGCAATCCGCAGTCCGCGCGTATCCTGAAGCTCGCGGCGCTCCGATACCGGATACGCCGATTCCTTGATGACCCGTTAAACGCTTTTGTAAACAAGCCCTACCAGATACTGTACCTGACTGTACCTATCGCTGCGTTGCTCTTTATCGGCTTAGCCTATCCCTACTTCAGCCTTCCTTACTTCAGCATGATCTCCCACGTCGACGATATCCTGCTGCTCGCTGCTGCGGTGGCAATCATACCTTTCATCATCTGCTGGGAACTGCGCTCGAAAAAGGTCAGAAAAATGGACGCGGCCGTGCCGGAGTTCCTGAAGCGCCTCGCGTCTTTCAATGAGTCCGGGCTGACGCTGACCATGGCGATCAAAGCGCTGCTGAACTCGAACATGGGCGTGCTCAACTCCGAGATCCGGAAAATCTGGACAGATATCGAGTGGGGTGCCGATGCTAAAGAAGCGCTCATCCGCTTCGAGTACCGGGTGAACACGGCATCCATCAGAAGAGTGGTGACGCTGATCACCAAGGCCAGCGAATCCACTGGCGACATAAAGGAAACCTTGTTCATCGCGGCGGCAGATGCAGCGGCAATCCAGAGCGAGAGGGAAGAGCGGTTCCTGAACATGCTGCTATACCTGTCGATCATCTACATCTCGTTCTTCGTGTTCCTCTACATCCTGTACACCCTGAGCACTGTATTCCTGCCAGTAGTGCCGGCTACGCCCATTAATGATCAGCTGAGCATGGCTTCGGCGGCGAGTACTGCAGCGTCATTCTCCGGAGGTATAGATGTAGAGATGTACAAGCTAATCTTTATGCATGCAGTCCTCATACAGGGCCTGTTCTCCGGGCTGGTCGCAGGCATGATGGGCGAAGGCAATGTCTACTCGGGGCTGAAACACTCGGCGGTCATGATTTTGATCGGCTATGTCGTATTCATGTTGTTCTTATAG
- a CDS encoding type IV pilin N-terminal domain-containing protein, producing the protein MLRNGKTEGKSDGAASEVIGEMMMLVITVVIFIILIAAVSTIITKPKNEIIHMDAHAVNDTILAIRHTGGDTITYGQIAVVINSQVILATASDTNGNGRWDLGENLYLRNVDTRQRMSIMVYNSMTNHVLGDFTIDTMPEMVR; encoded by the coding sequence ATGCTACGGAACGGAAAAACTGAGGGAAAATCGGACGGGGCGGCATCCGAAGTTATCGGCGAAATGATGATGCTCGTAATCACAGTCGTAATCTTCATCATCCTGATCGCGGCAGTGAGCACTATCATCACCAAGCCGAAGAACGAGATCATCCATATGGACGCGCATGCGGTGAACGATACGATCCTGGCCATCCGTCATACCGGGGGCGATACGATCACCTACGGCCAGATCGCCGTAGTCATCAACAGTCAAGTAATACTCGCGACGGCATCAGATACGAATGGGAACGGCAGGTGGGATCTTGGGGAGAACCTGTATCTCAGGAATGTGGATACCCGGCAGAGGATGAGCATCATGGTCTACAATAGCATGACTAACCATGTCCTGGGCGATTTCACCATCGATACCATGCCCGAGATGGTGAGGTGA